Proteins encoded in a region of the Mercenaria mercenaria strain notata chromosome 1, MADL_Memer_1, whole genome shotgun sequence genome:
- the LOC123543188 gene encoding uncharacterized protein LOC123543188 gives MKFFCPGDFNGTVLKGLNQLRKEEVLCDVTLNIGRRKVYAHRCVLAVSSAYFKSMFAGCFVESSMQEIDLTEVTDDVATLETILEYMYTGEIEINNRNVGILVKLSFFFLLQEVQQLCVDYMESTICLQFSLKYYLDAVAYNLSGIEKKTAPFLRRRFHDFMITDCETFQLSPEEVLHLLKKGYLKHCSTFHILQFALKWVGKGQTQEHVDVALYMVDLCVDLVNIDSKIEFDLLQKECENLVHLKTCDKIRKKVGTFLKKAKGTKTKDKSHELLDKDIGELERVLITLSPASCILKNYLENEINGNLGSPFATENKALLDICSYVPETKSWYHLARLFEGEHLPKFLTDFTAEVPYEMIIFRENIGFLKPYEKKLYLFNYRENVWKRIDAADVDVADADVGLYNSASLKHYRTFVLGGSNKIYLLVGKRIPLHDDYLSINFTEVVFCCYVLQDDGETWEFLFETPAASRLRYSAINTDEVVKMNVAVSQTTNEMLVVHYSGCWESVFVVDLDSDSPQPVTLLAEYKSHYNFDKYLLIESKDSFVLCSVKTLQTGGDDCIEILYEYKFKSSILRKVNEDSVIISSTENKLPGSLNMDLSKYPCGIKQQAGGGGSLWILEGDLGELSSLTEVSFQTDLEPVIKEHPPPPFPAVTRLYAGCVSKRLMSSCGKRIGHFVIKNKKITLYVNDSDKYI, from the coding sequence ATGAAGTTCTTTTGTCCTGGAGACTTTAATGGCACAGTGTTGAAGGGGCTGAACCAACTCAGAAAGGAGGAAGTCCTTTGTGATGTTACCCTGAACATAGGTAGGCGCAAGGTTTATGCACATCGGTGTGTTTTAGCAGTCAGTAGTGCCTACTTTAAGTCAATGTTTGCTGGATGTTTCGTTGAAAGTTCAATGCAAGAGATTGATCTTACAGAAGTCACAGATGATGTTGCAACATTAGAAACTATCTTAGAATATATGTATACAGGAGAGAttgaaataaataacagaaatgtTGGAATCTTGGTGAAGTTgtctttcttctttttgttgcAAGAGGTTCAACAGCTATGCGTTGATTATATGGAAAGTACAATATGCCTCCAATTTAGCTTGAAATACTACCTAGATGCTGTTGCGTATAATTTATCAGGTATAGAGAAAAAGACCGCACCATTCTTGAGACGGAGGTTTCATGATTTCATGATAACGGATTGTGAAACGTTTCAGTTATCGCCAGAGGAAGTACTGCATTTGCTTAAGAAAGGTTATCTAAAGCATTGTTCAACCTTTCATATTCTCCAGTTTGCATTGAAATGGGTTGGAAAAGGTCAAACACAAGAACATGTTGATGTTGCCTTGTACATGGTTGATTTATGTGTGGATCTTGTCAACATTGACAGCAAAATTGAATTCGATTTACTTCAGAAGGAGTGTGAAAATTTGGTACATCTGAAAACTTGTGACAAGATACGTAAGAAAGTAGGCACCTTTCTTAAAAAGGCAAAAGGTACAAAAACTAAGGACAAATCACATGAACTATTGGATAAAGACATAGGTGAGTTGGAGAGAGTTTTGATAACTCTGTCACCAGCATCATGTATCTTGAAGAACTatttagaaaatgaaataaatggaaaCCTTGGATCACCTTTTGCTACTGAAAATAAAGCTTTACTAGACATTTGTTCTTATGTTCCTGAAACTAAAAGTTGGTATCATCTTGCTCGGCTGTTTGAAGGTGAACATTTACCTAAGTTTCTTACAGATTTCACTGCTGAAGTTCCCTATGAAATGATCATTTTCAGGGAAAACATTGGATTTCTGAAGCCATATGAGAAAAAGCTCTATTTGTTTAACTATCGGGAAAATGTTTGGAAAAGAATTGATGCAGCAGACGTTGATGTAGCAGATGCTGATGTAGGTTTATATAATTCAGCATCATTGAAACATTACAGAACCTTTGTTTTAGGtggaagtaataaaatatatttgttagtaGGAAAGAGAATACCTTTACACGATGATTATCTGTCAATAAACTTCACAGAAGTAGTCTTTTGTTGTTATGTACTACAAGACGATGGAGAGACGTGGGAATTTCTGTTTGAAACACCAGCTGCGTCACGATTACGATATAGTGCTATTAATACAGACGAGGTTGTGAAGATGAATGTGGCTGTTAGTCAGACAACCAATGAAATGCTTGTTGTGCATTATTCGGGATGTTGGGAAAGTGTATTTGTTGTTGACCTTGATTCCGATTCTCCGCAGCCAGTTACGTTACTTGCCGAGTATAAAAGTCACTACAATTTTGATAAGTACCTGCTGATAGAGAGTAAGGATAGCTTTGTCTTGTGTTCAGTTAAGACTCTCCAAACAGGTGGCGATGATTGTATTGAAATCTTGTACGAGTACAAATTCAAGTCTAGTATTTTAAGGAAAGTTAACGAGGATTCAGTTATTATTTCAAGTACTGAGAATAAACTTCCTGGAAGTTTGAACATGGATTTAAGCAAGTACCCATGTGGTATCAAACAGCAGGCTGGTGGTGGAGGATCTCTATGGATTCTTGAAGGTGATCTTGGTGAACTTAGTTCTCTCACTGAAGTGTCTTTTCAAACAGATTTAGAGCCAGTGATAAAGGAACATCCTCCTCCGCCATTTCCAGCGGTCACCAGACTATATGCAGGTTGTGTTAGTAAGAGATTAATGTCCTCATGCGGCAAAAGAATTGGACATTTcgttatcaaaaataaaaagatcactttatatgtaaatgattcagacaaatatatttga
- the LOC123543171 gene encoding kelch-like protein 26, translating to MVLYRASESHFTSIMSVLNQLRREKTFCDVILKVQSSEIHAHRSVLAAGCPYFKSLFLGHFSEATMKEINLSEVTENVDALEIILNFIYSGEVEINMDNLGIIVKLSSFFLLETLRQFSADFMKEALCLKTCLKFYLYAAEHGITDVEVDSELMMKSRFHDFLIFEESTLNLSADELACLIEKDVFEHCSAYNIVQFVTKWVNKGKTAKHVSVGLELLDTLNRFEERVTCTNLNEVCLETLYERLVMTLETCDIENKEDFLSKLKTAVDEVVMDNSSETDHSQCDVATCSTSLSGKGKKKVPVTELAVVTLSPKLCVIQDYKKARLGGLIHHVQEPFNDAVFDVCTYIPRTRSWYYVCELHEQGGMPEYLIDGSGYESRLVVLDDNIAFVDNRGDYIDLYNLKSHTWHAPDVQYYDTNINPELEDGHFQANDVCFVTGKGDEKYMIVRMRLFTDNSFDQATDMYFRGYILRSDGESWDCIFVTPTRIRTNLSDNGGMPEMNAHISKTSNEMLVTHSTLDGGWNIVFVANLNNLFPVPVILKSEFIEDQDIFRGSAILEEEDRLLIVSNGTKNCGHEAKILYEYKFNSEVLTEVNLPRKEIATIKKPYVYDDEETEYPCLCEFSATDGHSLWYIEGNLDIVSAFTEVQLDSKQNLITKKHTPPPFACITRAFAGQVRTDILSSLKPISHFLVKENSKN from the coding sequence ATGGTGCTATACAGAGCCAGCGAGTCTCACTTTACATCGATAATGTCAGTTCTCAATCAGCTTAGACGAGAGAAAACTTTCTGCGATGTCATTTTAAAAGTACAATCAAGTGAAATACATGCCCATAGATCAGTGTTAGCTGCTGGTTGTCCGTACTTCAAGTCTCTATTTCTTGGCCATTTTAGTGAAGCAACAATGAAAGAGATCAATCTCTCTGAAGTAACAGAAAATGTCGATGCTTTGGAAATCATCCTGAATTTCATTTACTCTGGTGAAGTTGAAATAAACATGGATAATTTGGGCATTATAGTAAAACTGTCATCCTTCTTCCTTCTAGAAACTCTTCGGCAGTTTTCAGCTGATTTCATGAAGGAAGCGTTATGTCTGAAAACCTGTTTAAAGTTCTATCTGTATGCAGCTGAACATGGGATAACAGATGTTGAAGTTGATTCAGAACTTATGATGAAATCCAGATTTCATGACTTCTTGATCTTTGAAGAGTCTACTTTGAATTTATCAGCAGATGAGCTTGCTTGCCTGATAGAAAAGGATGTGTTTGAGCATTGTTCTGCTTACAATATTGTTCAGTTTGTGACAAAATGGGTTAATAAAGGCAAGACTGCAAAGCATGTATCAGTTGGTTTAGAGTTACTGGATACATTGAACAGATTTGAAGAAAGAGTGACATGTACAAATTTGAATGAGGTTTGTCTTGAAACTCTGTATGAAAGGCTTGTGATGACACTAGAAACATGTGACATTGAAAACAAGGAGGATTTTCTGTCAAAGCTGAAAACTGCTGTTGATGAAGTGGTGATGGATAATTCTTCCGAAACTGATCATTCTCAGTGTGATGTGGCAACCTGCAGTACAAGTCTTTCTGGGAAAGGGAAGAAAAAGGTTCCTGTAACAGAATTAGCAGTTGTCACATTATCACCAAAACTATGTGTTATACAGGACTATAAAAAAGCTCGTTTAGGAGGACTGATTCATCATGTACAGGAACCTTTTAATGATGCTGTGTTCGATGTCTGTACGTACATTCCTAGGACACGGAGCTGGTACTATGTGTGTGAGCTTCACGAACAGGGCGGAATGCCAGAGTATCTCATTGACGGATCTGGGTATGAAAGTAGATTGGTAGTTCTGGATGATAATATTGCATTTGTTGATAACCGCGGAGATTACATTGAtttgtataacttgaaaagtcaCACATGGCATGCACCTGATGTACAGTACTATGATACAAACATAAATCCTGAACTGGAAGATGGCCATTTTCAGGCGAATGATGTTTGTTTTGTGACAGGGAAAGGAGATGAAAAGTACATGATTGTCAGAATGAGACTGTTTACAGACAATTCATTTGATCAGGCGACTGATATGTATTTCCGGGGTTACATTCTTCGTAGCGATGGTGAATCATGGGATTGCATCTTTGTCACTCCAACAAGGATTCGAACAAACCTGTCAGACAATGGCGGAATGCCAGAAATGAATGCACACATTAGCAAAACTAGCAACGAAATGCTAGTAACTCATAGCACATTAGACGGTGGATGGAATATTGTGTTTGTTGCCAATCTGAATAACCTGTTTCCTGTGCCAGTCATATTGAAATCTGAATTTATTGAAGATCAAGATATATTCAGAGGCAGTGCTATTTTAGAAGAAGAGGATCGTTTACTTATTGTTTCCAATGGTACCAAAAATTGTGGACATGAGGCGAAAATATTGTATGAATATAAATTCAACTCGGAGGTACTGACTGAAGTGAACTTGCCAAGGAAGGAGATAGCAACCATTAAAAAACCGTATGTTTATGATGATGAGGAGACAGAATACCCATGTCTGTGTGAATTCAGTGCCACTGATGGTCATTCATTATGGTACATTGAGGGAAACCTGGACATTGTTAGTGCTTTCACAGAAGTTCAGTTGGACAGCAAACAGAATCTCATTACAAAAAAACATACTCCACCCCCATTTGCTTGTATCACCAGAGCGTTCGCTGGTCAAGTCAGAACTGATATTTTGTCcagtttaaaaccaatctctcATTTTCTAGTCaaagaaaatagtaaaaattaG